The following is a genomic window from Aeromonas sp. FDAARGOS 1405.
ACTGGATGGCAGCCTGCACTGGACCCTGATTTCCAACCTGTCGCTCAACTATGTCTCTCTGCTGCGCCGCGATGCCCTGGTACAGGTGCTGCGTACCTATGACTTTCCCGCTTTGCACGACAAGCAGGCGGAGCAGGCGTCGCGCAAGCGGCTGGCGGGCATAGAGGAGATCGAGACCAAGCCGGTGGACAGGCTGGTGCGCGGCATGCCGGTGCGGGGGCTCAAGTCGGTGCTCTCCATCCGTCAGTCCGCCTTTGGCAGCGAAGGGGAGCTCTATCTGTTCAGTACCGTGCTGGCCCATTTCTTCTCGCTCTATGCCAGCGTCAACGCCTTCCACCTGCTTGAGGTGGTCAATCTCGATAACAAGGAGCGCTATCAGTGGCCAGTCCAGATCGGTCAGCACTCCCTGATGTGAGCGCCGCCAACGAGGCGCCCCGTTTTAATTTCTTCCAGCTGGTCGAGCTGCTCAACCGGCTCGATGGCGCCGATCAGGAGCGTGGTCTCGACCACCTGCCAAGTGACGAGAATATTCGTTTCAAGGCGACCGCATCGCTGGGCTTTCCCACCAGTGACGTGCTGCAGATTGGCCGCGACGAGAAGGGGCGTCACGAGCTGGAAGTGGCCTTTCTGGGTCTGCACGGCAGCCAGTCGCCGATGCCGGGGTACTACCTCGACTCATTGGCGTGGGAGTACGCCCAGGGGGAGCAGAAGCTCGGCCTGTTTCTGGATTTCTTCCACCACCGTCTGCTGACCCTGCTGCACCGGATCTGGCGCAAGTATCGCTACCACGTCCGTTTTCAGGACGACGGTGAGGATGGGTTCTCCCGCCTGATGTTTGCGCTGGTGGGGCTTGGCAACGACGCCGTCTGCCAGAGCCTGCCGGTCAACCGCGCCAAGATGCTCTCCTATGCGGGCATGCTGGCCAGCCCCAGCCGCTCGCCCGAGGTGGTCGCCGGTCTGGTGGCCCACTGCTTCGATCTGGCGGATGTAGAGGTGAGCGCCTGGCAGTGGCGCAAGGTGCCTATCCATGAGGAGCAGCAAAACCGTCTGGGCGGCGCTGGCGTTACCTTGGGGCAGGACTTCGTCATCGGTGACAAGGTCAATGATTGTGCCGGCAAGTTTTTATTGAAAATCAATGATCTGAGTTTTGGCCAGTTTCTCGGATTTCTCCCGAACGGGGAGCATTTCCACGCCCTGGTGACCTTTGTCTCCTTCATCTTGCGCGATCAGCTGGCCTGGGATCTGCGGCTTGGCTTCGGCCAGGAGCAGGCCAAGGGGCTGCGACTTGGTGAAGAGCAGAGTGCCCGTCTGGGGTGGAGTACCTTTCTCGGCCAACCGCCGAGTGATCCGTTCGTGACGATCTGTGTACAGGAATAAGCACAGAAATTCAGTGTAGGAATACGTGCAGGAGTGAATGTGGACGACTTTAACCAGCAACTATCTCTGGTGGTGCTTAACAGCGAGCAGCTCGACGGCAGCCAGCAGGTGCAATATCGCTTCGACGAGATGGGAGGCACCCTGGGCTCCTCCAAACAGGATGACTGGCAACTGCGAGACAGGTTGGGGGCGGTGATGCCGGCCCATGCCCGGGTCGAGCTTAATGACGGTCGTTTCTGCCTGTGCGATCTGAGCGGCCAGACCTACATCAATGGTGCTACCTCGCCCATCGGGCGGGCTCGCAAGGTGCATCTGGAGCAGGGGGACGAGCTGGTGGTCGGCCCGTTCCGGCTGCGCGCTTATCTCGGTGCCATTTCCCCCGAGCAGAGCCTGCAGCAGGTGCTGGGCAACCGTCCAACCGAACAGCTTGATGAGTGGCTGGCCAGCGATCACCACCACACCCAGACCCTGGATGATCCTCGGACCCTGGCGGTCGACCCCCTGCTGGCATTGCAGCAGGAGCGTGCGGCTCCTGGCCCGCTGATGGATACCCAGCCGCAGGCTCAACCGCATTTTCAACCGGAGATGGACACCCTCTCCCTTGCCCCTTTTTCTGCTGTCGAGAACACCATGAACCAAGAATTTCTGGATATGCCCAACATCGAGAACCATCCCGATTTCCAGCCACTGGAGGACGTTGATCACGTCGCCCTGACGCCGCTGATGCGCGGGCTGGGTCAGCCGTTGCAGTTGCAGGACACCCGACAGGCTCACGACATGCTCGAAGAGATGGGCAAGACAGTGCGGGCCATGGTGGAGGGGTTGCTGCAACTGCAAAGCGATCAGGCTGCGCTGGCAGACAAGCACCTGCGCCCCATCGAGGACAACCCGCTGCGCCTTGGCCTCGATTATGACGAGACCCTGGCGGTGCTGTTTGCCGAGCAAAAGAGCCCGGTGCACCTGAGCGCGCCGGCCGCGGTGGCCGAGAGCCTGCACAACGTGCGCATCCACCACGTAGCGAACCAGCAGGCCATCAGTGCGGCGCTCGACAGCATCCTGCAGGCCTTCTCACCGGAAGCCTTGCTCGGCCGTTTCGAGCAATACCGCCGCAGCGGCGCGCCGGGTATGGCTGATGAGGGGTGGGCCTGGAACATGTACCAGCACTACTACCGCGAGCTCACCTCTGCCCGTCAGCAGGGGTTCGACAAGCTGTTCCATCAGGTCTACGCCCAGGCCTATGACCAGGCCGTGCGTCAGCAACAGGGACTGATTTGATGATACGTGCACTGTGGTTTGGGGCCTGTCTGCTGGCCCTGGCCGGTTGTACCACCATGGGCAAGATGGCCGATGTGGTCATGAACCCGGATGTCCAGGTCGGGAGCAACGATGACCAGCCCTCCACCCTGGGGCTGAGCCTGCTGGCGGAGCCTGACGTCAACCCCAACGAGAGCGGGGAGGCTGCACCCATCGAGTTTCAGGTGGTGCTGCTGGCGGAAGATTCCAGGCTGCTCGCCACCGACTACGACCAGGTGACGGCAGATGTAGAGAAGGCCCTTGGCAAGAACTACCTCGACCATCAGGAGTACACCCTGCTGCCGGGCCAGTTCAAATACCTGCCCCCCGTCAAGCTCGACGAGAAGACCCGTTACATCGGCGTGATTGCACGGTACGCCGATCCGGACAGTGCCGAGTGGCGCAAGGTCATCAAGGTCAAGAGCAAGGGCGCGGCTTATCACATCCTGGTGCACCTGCGCCTGGATGAAGTGGAACTACAAAAAGAAGAAGAATAATTATGTCGAGTCGAAATCGGGTTATCTGGCGTGAAGGGCTCTTTATCAAGCCCCAGCACTTCCAGCAACAACAGAGACATTCGGATTATGCGCTGCACGCGCGTTTGAGCGCGCTGTCCGACTATTTCTACGGGCTGCAGTCGCTTGCTATCAACGAGGATTACCTCGGCTTTGGCCGCATCGCGCTGGTGGGGGCCACGGGTATCCTGCCGGACGGTACCGTCTTCAACATACCCAACGACGACGTGCTGCCGACCCCGCTGGAAGTCACCGACGCCTCGGTGGCCAACCAGAAGGTCTATCTGGCCCTGCCGCTCTCGGTGAGCGGCGTCAATGAGGTGGGGCAGGGCGGTCAGGTGGCTACCCGGTTACAGGCCCATCGTCATGATGTGCGCGACCTGCACAGCGAAGGGGGGGATGTGGTCTCCCTCGAGGTGGGGCGGGTCAGCCTGCGGCTGATGCTGGAGCGGGAAGATCGCAGCGCCTACGCCTCGCTCGCCATCGCCCGCATTCTGGACAAACGTCCGGACGGCGGTCTGGTGCTGGATCCCAACTTCATGCCCTGCAGCATCAGCGTCTCCGCCATCCCGACCCTCAAGCGCTTCCTCGGCGAATCGGCTGGTCTCGTGGCCGAGCGGGCTCGCAGCCTCTCCCAGCGCATTGCCGCGCCGGGTCAGCAGGGGGTGGCCGATGTGGCCGAGTTCATGATGCTGCAGCTGCTCAACCGGGCTCAGCCCCAGCTCTCCCATCTGGCGCGTCTTGGCACCCTGCACCCCGAGCGGCTGCACGAGGCGCTGGTGCAGCTCTGTGGCGAGTTGATGACCTTTACCGACGAGTCCCGCCTGCCGCCCGAGTTCCCGGCCTATCGTCACGACGATCAGCAGGTGAGCTTCGAGCCGGTGATGCTGGCCCTGCGTCAGGCGCTCAGTACCGTGCTGTCTCCGCGCGCCGTCTCCATCCAGCTGCGCAAGCACCAGTACGGCGTCATGGTAGCCATGGTCAACGAGAGTGAGCTGATTGCCAGCGCCGACTTCGTGCTGGCGGTGCGTGCCCGCATGCCCCAGGAGCAGCTGCGCAAGCAGTTGCTGCAGCAGACCAAGGTGGCCTCCAGCGACAAGATCCGCGAGCTCATCAGCCTGCAGTTGCCCGGTATTCCACTGCTGCCGCTGCCGGTGGCGCCGCGCCAGCTCCCCTACCACGCGGGTTACAGCTACTTCCAGCTCGACCGGCAGAGCCCGGCCTGGCAGATGCTGGCGGTCAGCAACACCCTCGCCTTCCACATTGCCGGCGATTTCCCCGAGCTCGACATGCAGCTCTGGGCCATCCGTAGCCAGTGATCGCATCAAGGAAACAAGCAGAGATGACCACGGACATTATCAAGAACGAGCAACTGAGCGACCTGCTGTTCGATCATGCCGAGCAGCTGGACATGGACTCGGACTACTGGTTTCGCCTGCGCGGCCAGAGCATCAACCCGATGATCGATGCGGTGACCCCCTTGCTGGGGCTGGTGCAGCGGGTACGCCTGCTGTCGCGCTACGACCGGGTGCCCGAGCTCTACCAGCGGGTGGTGACCGAGATCCAGTCCATCGAACAGGAGCTGATGGCGCAGGGCTACGAGAACGGCGTTGTCCTCTCGTTTCGCTACATCCTCTGCACTTTTATCGATGAGGCGGTGATGGGACGTGACTGGGGTAGCCAGAGTGAATGGTCCCAACACTCCCTGCTGGCCCGCTTTCACAACGAGACCTGGGGGGGCGAGAAGGTGTTCGTACTGCTGGCGCGCCTGCAGGAGGACCCGGTGCGCTATCGCGACATTCTGGAGTTCATCTATCTCTGTCTGTGCCTCGGTTTCGAGGGGCGCTACAAGGTGATGAGCCAGGGCCGTGACGAGTTTGAACGGATCGTCAAGCAACTGCACAAGCAGCTGTCACCTGAAAGTGGCGGCGAGGCCCCCAGCGTGTTTCATCTTGATCTCGGTCAGCAGGCATCTCGCTACCAGCTGCGC
Proteins encoded in this region:
- the tssG gene encoding type VI secretion system baseplate subunit TssG; protein product: MASPDRSALPDVSAANEAPRFNFFQLVELLNRLDGADQERGLDHLPSDENIRFKATASLGFPTSDVLQIGRDEKGRHELEVAFLGLHGSQSPMPGYYLDSLAWEYAQGEQKLGLFLDFFHHRLLTLLHRIWRKYRYHVRFQDDGEDGFSRLMFALVGLGNDAVCQSLPVNRAKMLSYAGMLASPSRSPEVVAGLVAHCFDLADVEVSAWQWRKVPIHEEQQNRLGGAGVTLGQDFVIGDKVNDCAGKFLLKINDLSFGQFLGFLPNGEHFHALVTFVSFILRDQLAWDLRLGFGQEQAKGLRLGEEQSARLGWSTFLGQPPSDPFVTICVQE
- the tagH gene encoding type VI secretion system-associated FHA domain protein TagH; the encoded protein is MDDFNQQLSLVVLNSEQLDGSQQVQYRFDEMGGTLGSSKQDDWQLRDRLGAVMPAHARVELNDGRFCLCDLSGQTYINGATSPIGRARKVHLEQGDELVVGPFRLRAYLGAISPEQSLQQVLGNRPTEQLDEWLASDHHHTQTLDDPRTLAVDPLLALQQERAAPGPLMDTQPQAQPHFQPEMDTLSLAPFSAVENTMNQEFLDMPNIENHPDFQPLEDVDHVALTPLMRGLGQPLQLQDTRQAHDMLEEMGKTVRAMVEGLLQLQSDQAALADKHLRPIEDNPLRLGLDYDETLAVLFAEQKSPVHLSAPAAVAESLHNVRIHHVANQQAISAALDSILQAFSPEALLGRFEQYRRSGAPGMADEGWAWNMYQHYYRELTSARQQGFDKLFHQVYAQAYDQAVRQQQGLI
- the tssJ gene encoding type VI secretion system lipoprotein TssJ is translated as MIRALWFGACLLALAGCTTMGKMADVVMNPDVQVGSNDDQPSTLGLSLLAEPDVNPNESGEAAPIEFQVVLLAEDSRLLATDYDQVTADVEKALGKNYLDHQEYTLLPGQFKYLPPVKLDEKTRYIGVIARYADPDSAEWRKVIKVKSKGAAYHILVHLRLDEVELQKEEE
- the tssK gene encoding type VI secretion system baseplate subunit TssK produces the protein MSSRNRVIWREGLFIKPQHFQQQQRHSDYALHARLSALSDYFYGLQSLAINEDYLGFGRIALVGATGILPDGTVFNIPNDDVLPTPLEVTDASVANQKVYLALPLSVSGVNEVGQGGQVATRLQAHRHDVRDLHSEGGDVVSLEVGRVSLRLMLEREDRSAYASLAIARILDKRPDGGLVLDPNFMPCSISVSAIPTLKRFLGESAGLVAERARSLSQRIAAPGQQGVADVAEFMMLQLLNRAQPQLSHLARLGTLHPERLHEALVQLCGELMTFTDESRLPPEFPAYRHDDQQVSFEPVMLALRQALSTVLSPRAVSIQLRKHQYGVMVAMVNESELIASADFVLAVRARMPQEQLRKQLLQQTKVASSDKIRELISLQLPGIPLLPLPVAPRQLPYHAGYSYFQLDRQSPAWQMLAVSNTLAFHIAGDFPELDMQLWAIRSQ
- the icmH gene encoding type IVB secretion system protein IcmH/DotU, which codes for MTTDIIKNEQLSDLLFDHAEQLDMDSDYWFRLRGQSINPMIDAVTPLLGLVQRVRLLSRYDRVPELYQRVVTEIQSIEQELMAQGYENGVVLSFRYILCTFIDEAVMGRDWGSQSEWSQHSLLARFHNETWGGEKVFVLLARLQEDPVRYRDILEFIYLCLCLGFEGRYKVMSQGRDEFERIVKQLHKQLSPESGGEAPSVFHLDLGQQASRYQLRKQVSLRTLFMGGALILAIIFGLYHHQLDNQTQDVLRQLGELLK